The genome window GCTAAAACAACATTCCTTGGATTCCATGTAAATTTATAATTCCAAGGATTATTATCATATTTCGGTGCTACCAAGCCACCGGTATAGGAACGAAATGCAGTTACTGTGCCTCCGGTATCCTTTATTCGATCAATAACTTGCATTGCAGACATATGATCAATTCCTGGATCAACACCAATTTCATTTAATATTAATAAACCTTCAGCCTTTATTTTATCAGCCATGCCTTTAATCTCATCAGAAACATAGGAGGCTGTAACCATATTTTTTTTAAACTTTAAGCAACTTTCTGCCACCATGCAATGCATTCGGGCAGGAAGCATAGAAACAACAATATCTGATTTGCTTATCTCAGTATTTCTTTGTTCCTCATCGAAAATATCAAATTTTAATGCTTCTCCGTTTTTGTGACCGTTAATTTTTTTACAGGCAGTTTCGAATGAAACATCTCCGACTTTTACTATCCAATTATGCTTCTCGGAATTATCCAATAAATACTGAATTAAGGTTGAAGATGATAAACCTGCTCCGATTATTAAGATTTTTTTCATGCTTGCTGTAATTTGTAAATTTTATATTATTTCTGATTTCTAAAATCTAATTTCTAAATATTATGCGAATGTAGATGTGATTTTTTTAATTTAAAAACTATTCTTTATATTTTTTTTATTTTTAACAACAATGATTGACACAGAGCCTTTTTTTGATTATGATAATTCTCATTATATGATTCAAAATATATTTTATTATTTTTGTAAATTAGATTTAAAAACATTTAATTCTTGACAGAGTTGACTTTTTTTCTGAAATTCTGAAAAATCTATAATAATATGGCAAAGAAAGTTGTAGAAACACCTTTAATGAAACAATATAATCAGATTAAATCCAAACATCCTGATGCTGTTTTGTTATTTCGAGTAGGCGATTTTTATGAAACATTTTCAGATGATGCGATTAAAACTTCTAAAATTCTCGGAATTACTTTAACCAAACGTGCAAATGGTGCAGCTTCCTTTGTTGAACTTGCCGGATTCCCGTACCATGCACTTGATACATATCTTCCTAAATTAGTAAGAGCCGGACAAAGAGTAGCTATATGCGAACAATTGGAAGATCCGAAAAAAACAAAAAAAATTGTTAAAAGAGGAGTAACAGAATTAGTAACACCGGGTGTAGCAATTGGGGACAGTATTTTAGAGCATAATGAAAATAACTTCTTGGCAGCTGTTCATATTGATAAACAAATAGCAGGAATTTCTTTTCTTGATATTTCTACCGGTGAGTTTTATCTCGCTGAAGGAAGTTTTCAATATATTGATAAATTATTATCAAGCTTTTCACCTAAAGAAGTTTTATATGAAAGAAGCCAATACGAAAAATTTAAAGAACTTTTCGGCACAAAATATTATACATATAAATTAGAAGATTGGGCATTTACCGAAAGCACATCTGAAGAACGCTTATTGAAGCAATTCGATACAAACAGTCTTAAAGGTTTCGGTATCAATACAATGAGATACGGTGTTACAGCGGCAGGTGCAGTTTTGCAATACTTAGACCTCACCGAACACCGAGATATAAAACATATTACACGTATCTCAAGAATTGAAGAAGACAAATATGTTTGGTTGGATAAATTTACAATCAGAAATTTAGAAATATTCCAATCTTTCGGAGAAAATTCAAAATCATTATTGGATATTATTGATAAAACTGTATCTCCGCCCGGTTCCAGATTAATGAGAAGACGGCTTGCGTTACCTTTAAAAAATCTGCAATCAATTCAAGAACGCTTGGATTTAGTTGGGTTTTTTATTAAAAATCCTGAAGAAAAGGAACAAATCTCTAAACTGATTAAACAAACCGGAGATTTAGAGCGAATGAATTCAAAAATTGCTTCTCAAAGAATAAATCCTCGTGATGTTTATCAACTGAAAAATGCACTGTTTGCTGTTGAAGACATTAAAAATATTTGTCAGAATTCAAATAATGATAAACTGAAAAAAGTAGCTGATTCTTTGAATCCGTGTATAAATATCAGGGAAAGAATTGATAATGAAATAAAAGAAGATCCGCCTACTGCCATACAAAAGGGTAATGTGATAAAAGAAGGTGTATCAAAAGAACTTGATGATTTAAGAGAAATTGCATATTCAGGTAAAGATTATCTTCAAAATTTGAAAAGGGATTTAGCCTATAAAACCGGCATTGCATCATTGAAAATTGGTTTTAATAATGTATTCGGCTATTATTTTGAAGTAAGGAACAGATTTAAAGATATGGTTCCGCAAGAGTGGACAAGGAAGCAAACTCTTGTGAGTTCTGAACGATATATTAACCAAGAGTTAAAGGAATATGAAGAAAAAATTTTGGGTGCAGAAGATAAGATATTAGTGCTTGAAAGCAAATTGTTTGAAAATCTGATTATCAGTCTTGCCGATTATATTTCATTGATACAAACAACAGCACAAGCTACTGCTAATTTAGATGTTTTGTTGTCATTTGCTCAAACAGCAGTTGATTATAATTATTCCAAACCGGAAGTAAACGATTCTTTAGAGATAAATATTAAACAAGGAAGACATCCTGTTATTGAAAGACAGCTTCCGATTGATGATCCCTATATCCCTAATGATGTTTTCTTGGATACTGAATCGCAACAGATTATCATTATTACGGGACCAAATATGTCCGGAAAATCGGCTTTATTAAGACAAACTGCATTAATTGTACTAATGGCACAGATTGGGTCTTTTGTGCCGGCAGAGGACGCAAAAATCGGTTTTGTGGATAAAGTATTTACGCGTGTAGGAGCATCTGATAATATTTCTTCCGGAGAATCAACTTTTATGGTTGAAATGAATGAGGCGTCAAGTATCCTGAACAATTTATCTGAACGCAGTTTAATTCTTTTTGATGAATTGGGTAGGGGAACCAGCACCTATGACGGAATTTCAATTGCTTGGTCAATTGTTGAATATATACATGAGTATCCCAAAGCAAAAGCAAAGACCTTGTTCGCGACTCATTATCACGAACTTAATGAAATGGAAAAATCTTTTAATCGAATTAAGAACTTTAATGTTTCTGTTAAAGAACTTAATCAAAAGATAATATTTTTAAGAAAGTTGGTGCAAGGCGGCAGTGAACACAGCTTTGGTATTCATGTTGCAAAACTTGCCGGTATGCCGCAAAGTATAGTAAAACGTGCAAATATAATTCTTAAAGAACTTGAACAATCCCACCGTAAAGAAGAATTAATTGAAAAAGTTGATGATCTTGCAGAAAACCGCGAAGGATTTCAAATGAGTATATTCCAATTAGATGATCCCGTATTAAAACAGATCAGAGATGAAATAGCTAATTTGGATATTAATAATCTCACCCCCATAGAAGCCTTGAATAAGCTGAATGAAATTAAGAAGCATTTAAATCTGTAAATCCTTTTGTCAAAAGGATTATTACACAAAATATGCAGTTAAATTTCGACTGTCAGTTCTTCGGGAATTTGAATTAATTTGATAAAATATAACAAGCAGATTCACAATGCTTTAAATTTATTAAAATTCGTGCATTCGCGGCTTTTATACTTTTCGGAGTGGACTCAACTTTGGCAAACTTATCATACAGAATTATTTTATCTTTCAAATAAAAATTAATTTTCAAGAACAATATTTCCGTTTTCATCTAATTTTACAATCCAATAATCGCAAGCTCCGTGATTACCGCTGACATCAGCGTCATATAACACAGAAAAACCGGCAACAATATTACTGCTTTCTATTTTTTTATTGAGGGTTTCACTTCAAGTGAAGCCCTCAATTTTTCAAAAAAATTCGCTACGCGGTAAAATAATCAAATAATCGAATTGTAAAATAAATTCTAATCCCGTAAACAGCGAACTGAAAACCCATAACTCTTATTGCTGCTGCCACGATTTACACCGCTGTTATCGTAGAGCAGTCTCCGGTACCATGCGTATGTTGCATCGTACTCGGTAGCCGACCAAAAATAGCTGTTGCTGCCAAGACCGCCGAAATCACCGTGATCGTAGTGGCGGTAACCACCCGGAAGAGCA of Bacteroidales bacterium contains these proteins:
- the mutS gene encoding DNA mismatch repair protein MutS, whose product is MAKKVVETPLMKQYNQIKSKHPDAVLLFRVGDFYETFSDDAIKTSKILGITLTKRANGAASFVELAGFPYHALDTYLPKLVRAGQRVAICEQLEDPKKTKKIVKRGVTELVTPGVAIGDSILEHNENNFLAAVHIDKQIAGISFLDISTGEFYLAEGSFQYIDKLLSSFSPKEVLYERSQYEKFKELFGTKYYTYKLEDWAFTESTSEERLLKQFDTNSLKGFGINTMRYGVTAAGAVLQYLDLTEHRDIKHITRISRIEEDKYVWLDKFTIRNLEIFQSFGENSKSLLDIIDKTVSPPGSRLMRRRLALPLKNLQSIQERLDLVGFFIKNPEEKEQISKLIKQTGDLERMNSKIASQRINPRDVYQLKNALFAVEDIKNICQNSNNDKLKKVADSLNPCINIRERIDNEIKEDPPTAIQKGNVIKEGVSKELDDLREIAYSGKDYLQNLKRDLAYKTGIASLKIGFNNVFGYYFEVRNRFKDMVPQEWTRKQTLVSSERYINQELKEYEEKILGAEDKILVLESKLFENLIISLADYISLIQTTAQATANLDVLLSFAQTAVDYNYSKPEVNDSLEINIKQGRHPVIERQLPIDDPYIPNDVFLDTESQQIIIITGPNMSGKSALLRQTALIVLMAQIGSFVPAEDAKIGFVDKVFTRVGASDNISSGESTFMVEMNEASSILNNLSERSLILFDELGRGTSTYDGISIAWSIVEYIHEYPKAKAKTLFATHYHELNEMEKSFNRIKNFNVSVKELNQKIIFLRKLVQGGSEHSFGIHVAKLAGMPQSIVKRANIILKELEQSHRKEELIEKVDDLAENREGFQMSIFQLDDPVLKQIRDEIANLDINNLTPIEALNKLNEIKKHLNL